The Chitinophaga lutea genome contains the following window.
CATCGCCACCCTCCACACGGTGGAAGCTTCCGTGGACTACCTGAAAAACAACCCCGAGCCCGATTTGATTTTTCTCGACATCCAGCTGGGCGACGGCAAGAGTTTCGACATCTTCAAAAAGGTACAGGTGGGCAGCAGGATCATCTTCACCACCGCTTTTGACGAATACGCCCTGAAAGCCTTCAAGTACAACAGCGTCGACTACCTGCTGAAGCCCCTGAAGAAAAAAGACCTCGAATCCGCGCTGGCCAAATATCTTTCACAAACGCCGCAGCCATCGGATACCACGGCCGACATGCTGAAGGTATTGCAATCGATCCGCCACGAAGGCCGGTCCTACAAAAACCGCTTCCTCGTCAAAAAAGGCAGCCGCCTGTTTTCCGTCGGGGCGGACGAAGTATCGTTCATCTATACCAAAGACCGCATCAACCATCTCAAAACGCAGGCCGGCGACGATTACATCATCGACGAAAATCTCGAAGAGCTGGAAGCCGGCCTCGACCCGGAGAAGTTTTACCGCGCCAACCGGCAGTTCATCGTGAATTACGCCGCGGTGAAACAGGTGGTGGTGTGGTTCGACGGCAAGCTGAAA
Protein-coding sequences here:
- a CDS encoding LytR/AlgR family response regulator transcription factor, whose product is MKVLIIEDEKLAAQRLAKMLEESTEKIDIIATLHTVEASVDYLKNNPEPDLIFLDIQLGDGKSFDIFKKVQVGSRIIFTTAFDEYALKAFKYNSVDYLLKPLKKKDLESALAKYLSQTPQPSDTTADMLKVLQSIRHEGRSYKNRFLVKKGSRLFSVGADEVSFIYTKDRINHLKTQAGDDYIIDENLEELEAGLDPEKFYRANRQFIVNYAAVKQVVVWFDGKLKLVTHPVPHEEVIISRLKAGEFKKWLGK